One genomic window of Candidatus Minimicrobia sp. QA0096 includes the following:
- a CDS encoding HNH endonuclease family protein — MRVNKIRRRQVVVALVILIVGAAIWASQISQPEPQTIQTSTQRELFGASNAKSELEKIEVKGRAPKTGYSRKQFGNGWGKINGCSVREVILARDLTDEKIDEKCRVLSGVLNDPYTGQTIQFQRGEKTSSKVQIDHVVALSDAWQKGAQQISPEEREKLANDPLNLLAVDGPANQAKGDGDAATWLPSNKPFRCQYVARQIAIKRRYRLWVTEAEKSAMSGILEKCVEV, encoded by the coding sequence ATGAGGGTGAATAAAATACGACGTCGGCAAGTGGTGGTTGCGCTGGTGATTTTGATTGTCGGCGCGGCGATTTGGGCTTCACAAATTTCACAGCCCGAACCTCAGACAATTCAAACTTCAACGCAACGAGAATTATTTGGTGCTTCGAACGCCAAATCGGAATTGGAAAAGATAGAAGTCAAAGGACGTGCACCAAAGACTGGTTATTCCAGAAAGCAATTTGGAAACGGCTGGGGCAAAATTAACGGCTGCTCTGTGCGGGAAGTGATTCTGGCCCGAGATTTGACGGATGAGAAAATTGATGAAAAATGTCGAGTTTTGTCGGGTGTGCTGAATGATCCATACACTGGTCAAACAATTCAATTTCAGCGCGGTGAAAAAACCAGTTCTAAGGTTCAGATTGATCACGTCGTGGCTTTGAGCGATGCTTGGCAAAAGGGTGCGCAGCAAATTTCTCCAGAAGAACGAGAGAAATTAGCGAATGATCCATTAAATTTATTAGCGGTTGACGGCCCAGCAAATCAAGCCAAAGGTGACGGCGACGCGGCGACTTGGCTGCCGAGTAATAAGCCGTTTCGTTGTCAGTATGTAGCGCGCCAGATAGCAATAAAGCGACGATATCGCTTGTGGGTAACGGAAGCTGAAAAAAGCGCGATGTCGGGAATCCTGGAAAAATGCGTGGAAGTATAA